One Rhea pennata isolate bPtePen1 chromosome 3, bPtePen1.pri, whole genome shotgun sequence DNA segment encodes these proteins:
- the LOC134138894 gene encoding LOW QUALITY PROTEIN: T-cell activation Rho GTPase-activating protein-like (The sequence of the model RefSeq protein was modified relative to this genomic sequence to represent the inferred CDS: deleted 2 bases in 1 codon), with protein MGTPSRCRVSPWRGGPWAAGARPLQGSCCQAALLEAAQAAGPLSALLGLPGGRAARAGADGALCAPFPVHRQSQGAPGARVTRLPSLRLLTKVVGFYGPVSVRTASAPPREPLGFPTRPHNGLLTEAPCSLAQEASLTARTVEALILAEVSSGCLCPALDGCGRVVSQHADGAKGGRKVAISWPLAWRGTSATGDCPGQLGSGPQLSLFGQPLALICGPGDALPQPVQELLDLLYERGPATEGIFRKAANEKARRELREELDRGTQVDLSSKPVHLLAVVLKDFLRNIPCKLLVADLYDNWLLALEKSSLQEKIAGLREVAGLLPPANRLLLRRLLSVLHHISESAESNRMDASNLAICVGPNMLSPDMDTTLPLAVQKESNDKVTLLVELLIHNCAAVFGDDVASTEESREHTGSSTEDICAAQQNSAACNSPEPAAEGSPVNCHQEQQPKAASALGSSTYPTCLSAPPLTSQKKEVSNMPRSFSEADLSCQSSSLEGRRWDPEAAKREEPFPSQETKCSVEKGALETTPCHPAGTLVKWHSLPTISSGCSLQLLFSSDGSVFTTSSLVSLPSPAPPPKKKSFRRTPRLFPSSPRRTAAHPAHTSGSAAGRSLVQNTAKRSKKSHILETWKSLSRGISKASAQGQSFCPEGFGGGMCNPQGSPWKKLPREFPSDPLWELIDGETCQSPAKRRQSAAPVGKETGNGCQNVYEQRSQTFLPLRFQSNCELGEEPRRCGDHPSLESVF; from the exons ATGGGGACCCCGAGCCGCTGCCGCGTGTCCCCATGGCGGGGAGGCCCATGGGCAGCAGGAGCGAGGCCGTTGCAGGGCTCGTGCTGCCAGGCAGCGCTGCTGGAGGCTGCGCAGGCTGCGGGGCCCTTGTCCgcgctgctggggctgccgggAGGGAGAGCAGCCAGGGCCGGGGCTGACGGAGCTCTTTGCGCGCCCTTCCCTGTGCACAGGCAGAGCCAAGGAGCCCCGGGAGCCAGGGTCACCCGCCTGCCCTCCCTGCGGCTCCTCACCAAGGTGGTCGGCTTCTACGGCCCCGTAAGTGTCCGCACGGCCTCCGCTCCGCCCCGAGAGCCGCTTGGCTTTCCCACCCGACCACACAACGGGTTGCTCACGGAGGCACCTTGCTCTCTCGCCCAGGAGGCGTCGCTGACGGCCAGGACCGTGGAGGCGCTCATTTTGGCAGAGGTGAGCAGCGGCTGCCTTTGCCCGGCCCTCGATGGCTGCGGCCGGGTGGTATCTCAGCACG CAGACGGAGCCAAGGGAGGGCGGAAGGTGGCGATCTCATGGCCCCTGGCTTGGAGAGGAACCTCTGCCACCGGGGACTGCCCAGGGCAGCTAGGCTCCGGCCCCCAGCTGTCTCTCTTTGGGCAGCCTCTGGCCCTCATCTGTGGGCCAGGTGATGCCCTGCCCCAGCCAGTCCAG GAGCTCCTGGACCTACTCTACGAGAGAGGCCCGGCCACCGAGGGCATTTTCCGGAAGGCGGCCAACGAGAAGGCACGCAGGGAGTTGAGGGAAGAGCTGGACAGAGGCACGCAGGTTGATCTGTCAAGCAAACCcgtgcacctgctggcagtggtgCTGAAG GACTTCCTGAGGAACATCCCCTGCAAACTCCTCGTGGCCGACCTCTATGACAACTGGCTGCTAGCGCTGGAGAAATCCAGCCTGCAGGAGAAAATTGCAGGCCTGAGAGA GGTGGCTggcctgctgcctccagcaaaCCGCCTCTTGCTCCGGCGCTTGCTCTCTGTGCTCCACCACATCAGTGAAAGTGCAGAGAGCAACCGGATGGATGCCAGCAACCTGGCGATCTGCGTGGGGCCAAACATGCTCAGCCCCGACATGGACACCACGCTCCCACTGGCCGTGCAGAAGGAGAGCAACGACAAG GTGACGCTCTTGGTGGAGCTCCTCATCCACAACTGCGCAGCAGTATTTGGGGATGACGTTGCCTCGACCGAGGAGTCACGGGAGCACACAGGCAGCTCCACAG AAGACATCT gtgctgctcagcagAACAGTGCTGCCTGCAACAGCCCCGAGCCTGCAGCTGAAGGCAGCCCTGTGAACTGccaccaggagcagcagcccaaAGCAGCAAGTGCTTTGGGGAGCAGCACCTATCCCACCTGCCTCTCTGCCCCTCCGCTGACTAGTCAGAAGAAGGAGGTCAGCAACATGCCCAGGAGCTTCTCAGAGGCAGACCTGtcctgccagagcagcagcctggaagGCAGGAGATGGGATCCGGAGGCAGCCAAAAGAGAGGAGCCTTTTCCCAGTCAGGAGACAAAGTGCAGCGTGGAGAAGGGGGCTCTGGAAACAACGCCTTGCCATCCTGCAGGCACGCTTGTCAAATGGCACTCCCTCCCCACAATATCCTCCGGCTGCTCCCTGCAa ctccttttctcctctgatgGCTCAGTCTTCACCACCTCTTCACTAGTTTCACTCCCGagccctgccccccccccaaaaaaaaaatctttccgAAGAACGCCCAGGCTTTTCCCATCAAGCCCAAGGAGGACAGCTGCCCACCCGGCACACACATCAGGAAGCGCTGCAGGGCGTTCTCTTgtgcaaaacacagcaaagcgCTCAAAAAAGTCCCACATTCTGGAGACCTGGAAGAGTCTCAGCAGAGGCATCTCTAAGGCATCTGCTCAGGGACAGAGTTTCTGCCCTGAAGGCTTTGGGGGTGGAATGTGCAACCCGCAAGGTTCCCCTTGGAAGAAACTTCCCCGTGAGTTTCCCAGTGACCCCCTGTGGGAGCTTATTGACGGAGAGACTTGTCAGAGTCCTGCCAAGAGGCGACAATCTGCGGCACCCGTTGGAAAGGAGACCGGAAACGGGTGCCAGAATGTCTATGAGCAGAGGTCCCAAACATTCCTGCCCCTTCGGTTCCAAAGCAATTGTGAGCTTGGTGAGGAACCTCGGCGTTGTGGAGACCACCCTTCTCTGGAGTCAGTATTCTAG